Proteins from a single region of Leuconostoc gasicomitatum LMG 18811:
- a CDS encoding winged helix-turn-helix transcriptional regulator: MVTNTITIADNLCPATEFLKLFKGKWTVVILSEIQAGNNHYGKLMAHIPDINSRSLAIRLRELESLDIITRNVISEKPLQVAYDLTNKGSKLKVVFDNMKDWYNQFQL, from the coding sequence ATGGTGACCAATACAATTACAATTGCAGATAACTTATGTCCTGCAACTGAATTTTTAAAACTTTTTAAGGGCAAATGGACAGTGGTGATTCTGTCAGAAATACAAGCTGGTAATAATCATTATGGTAAATTAATGGCACATATTCCAGATATTAATTCACGGTCACTAGCCATACGACTGCGCGAGTTAGAGTCCTTAGATATTATCACTCGCAACGTCATTTCCGAGAAACCACTACAAGTCGCTTACGACTTGACCAATAAAGGCAGCAAGTTAAAAGTGGTTTTTGATAATATGAAAGATTGGTACAACCAATTTCAACTATAA
- the trpX gene encoding tryptophan ABC transporter substrate-binding protein gives MNKRLITIIVVIIAFLGVAFVATGKSAQQVKKQNYIPTVGILQLVTHPALDEIHRGIVAGLKKQGYTGNKIKIDYQNAQANQANLKTMSQKFANENADLTLGIATPAALSLAKTADGNSPVILAGITDPVGSGLVKTGQRPGANVTGTSGDSPLEQHLNVIKQVVPKAKKLGIIYTTSDHGGEYNAKRMAQLAKSAGYDVHMYTISTTNDMQQVAETMASQVDVVYAPQDNGVASAMKTLINITNKNNVPVIPAVNTMVKDGGVATISVSQYDIGYQAGIMAGQVLKGKDTATYPVKTITKGDIVINLKQAKLLGLHLPEDMIKTAEAKGEVFK, from the coding sequence ATGAATAAACGTCTCATAACTATCATTGTAGTTATTATTGCTTTTCTAGGAGTTGCCTTTGTTGCTACTGGCAAATCTGCACAGCAAGTCAAAAAACAAAACTATATTCCAACAGTTGGGATACTCCAACTGGTAACACACCCTGCCCTTGATGAAATACATCGTGGTATCGTGGCTGGTTTAAAAAAACAAGGTTACACTGGCAACAAAATTAAGATCGATTATCAAAATGCCCAAGCTAATCAAGCCAATCTCAAAACAATGTCTCAAAAATTTGCTAACGAGAATGCTGATTTGACACTAGGTATTGCAACCCCGGCTGCCCTATCTTTAGCTAAAACAGCTGATGGCAACAGCCCTGTCATTTTAGCTGGCATTACCGATCCAGTCGGATCGGGGTTGGTTAAAACTGGACAACGTCCTGGTGCCAACGTCACTGGTACATCTGGTGATTCACCATTAGAACAACATCTCAACGTCATTAAACAAGTGGTGCCTAAAGCTAAGAAATTAGGTATCATCTACACCACATCTGATCATGGTGGCGAGTACAATGCTAAAAGAATGGCACAATTGGCCAAATCTGCTGGCTACGATGTACATATGTACACAATTTCTACAACCAATGATATGCAACAGGTTGCCGAAACAATGGCCAGCCAAGTTGATGTCGTTTACGCGCCACAAGATAATGGTGTTGCCAGCGCAATGAAAACACTCATTAACATCACAAATAAAAACAATGTTCCTGTCATTCCAGCTGTTAATACCATGGTAAAAGATGGTGGTGTCGCTACAATTTCAGTCAGCCAATATGACATTGGCTATCAAGCAGGCATTATGGCAGGTCAAGTGTTAAAAGGCAAAGATACGGCAACTTATCCCGTTAAAACAATTACTAAAGGCGACATAGTTATTAACTTAAAACAAGCTAAATTACTTGGTTTGCACTTACCAGAAGACATGATAAAAACAGCAGAGGCTAAAGGCGAGGTATTCAAATGA
- a CDS encoding ABC transporter permease — MSIIVSSIGQGLLWAVLGVALFLTFRILNFPDMTVEGSFPLGAATAVTMISHGINPYLATLTALIIGSIAGLVTGLLYTKGKIPILLAGILVMTASLSINLRIMGSANISLLNQKSIFSSPILQHLPKNFDSVFVGFIIITIITLSLMFFLQTEIGQAFIATGDNANMAQSIGIKTDRMTIMGLMLSNGLIALGGAVIAQNNGYADINMGIGIIVIALASIIIGEVAFGDLSLNGRLVAVIVGSILYRLVLLAVLSLGFSTNDLNLISAIVLAVAMMLPQLRKALKFDTVIKKGVTRHD, encoded by the coding sequence ATGAGTATAATTGTATCTAGTATTGGACAAGGGCTCCTATGGGCCGTACTTGGTGTGGCCTTGTTCCTCACATTTAGAATTTTAAATTTTCCTGACATGACTGTTGAAGGTTCTTTCCCTTTAGGTGCCGCCACGGCAGTTACCATGATTTCTCATGGTATTAATCCCTATTTAGCAACACTAACTGCCCTTATCATCGGTTCGATTGCTGGACTAGTTACTGGGCTGCTCTACACCAAAGGCAAAATTCCAATTTTATTAGCTGGAATTCTTGTTATGACAGCCTCTCTTTCAATTAATCTCCGTATTATGGGCTCAGCTAACATCTCACTATTAAATCAAAAGTCGATTTTTTCTTCTCCAATTCTACAGCACTTACCAAAAAACTTTGATTCTGTTTTTGTTGGCTTTATCATTATTACGATTATCACCTTATCACTCATGTTTTTCTTACAAACTGAAATTGGTCAAGCCTTTATTGCTACCGGTGATAATGCTAATATGGCGCAATCAATTGGGATTAAAACTGATCGTATGACAATCATGGGATTAATGTTATCTAACGGTTTAATTGCATTAGGTGGTGCTGTAATTGCCCAGAATAATGGCTACGCTGACATCAACATGGGTATTGGCATTATTGTCATTGCCTTGGCATCCATTATTATTGGTGAAGTCGCTTTTGGAGATTTATCACTCAATGGCCGTCTGGTTGCGGTGATTGTTGGTTCAATTTTATACCGTCTTGTCTTGTTAGCCGTGCTTAGCCTTGGCTTTTCAACAAATGATTTAAATTTGATTTCGGCAATTGTACTAGCTGTTGCTATGATGCTACCTCAATTACGAAAAGCACTGAAGTTCGATACAGTAATCAAGAAAGGTGTAACTAGACATGACTGA
- a CDS encoding ABC transporter ATP-binding protein, whose product MTEPVFSLKDIIVTVGDNVQILKSLSLDIYDGDFITVLGTNGAGKSTLFNTIAGNLAINSGQLLHHGHNIAHESAVARTNYIARVFQDPKMGTAPRMTVAENLLLAENRGRKRTLRSRGLTKEKLTEYAQITQVMGNNLDTRLNTATGNLSGGQRQALSFLMATRVKPELLLLDEHTAALDPKTSEQLMLATNQQVTQNKLTALMITHNLTDALKYGNRLLILNAGNIVLDVRGDDKVALDEAQILKYFIV is encoded by the coding sequence ATGACTGAACCTGTTTTCTCACTCAAAGATATTATTGTAACTGTTGGTGACAATGTGCAAATCTTAAAATCACTTAGTCTTGATATTTATGATGGTGATTTTATTACTGTATTGGGTACGAACGGTGCTGGTAAATCAACTTTGTTTAATACGATTGCTGGTAATTTAGCGATTAATTCCGGACAGCTGCTGCATCACGGTCACAATATCGCGCATGAATCAGCTGTGGCACGTACAAATTACATCGCACGTGTTTTCCAAGATCCAAAAATGGGCACCGCACCACGTATGACCGTTGCTGAAAATTTACTGCTTGCTGAAAATCGCGGTCGAAAACGCACCTTAAGAAGTCGTGGCTTAACTAAGGAAAAACTGACCGAATATGCTCAAATCACTCAAGTGATGGGAAATAATTTAGATACTCGTCTAAATACAGCAACTGGTAATTTATCAGGTGGTCAACGTCAAGCACTTAGCTTCTTAATGGCAACCCGTGTAAAACCTGAGCTGCTTCTTTTAGATGAACATACTGCCGCATTAGATCCAAAGACATCTGAACAACTCATGTTAGCTACTAATCAACAAGTGACACAAAATAAATTAACCGCGCTGATGATTACGCATAATTTAACAGACGCATTAAAATATGGTAATCGCCTTCTCATTCTCAATGCCGGTAACATTGTACTTGATGTTCGTGGTGATGACAAAGTTGCATTAGATGAAGCACAAATTCTAAAATATTTTATTGTCTAG
- a CDS encoding KUP/HAK/KT family potassium transporter yields the protein MTIEKQKKWSSAGALITLGIVYGDIGTSPLYTMNSILNSARSTQHLNDFVIGSVSLVFWTLMLITTIKYVLVALRADNHGEGGIFALYSRVKNANKKWLLIPALIGGSALLADGTLTPAITVTTAIEGLKNQKIGPILFPNNQPLVIIVVSVLLLIIFTFQKVGTKKIGNIFGPIMLVWFVFIGFFGFINIFNDMSILKALSPTYAIAVLVSPENKTGIFILGSVFLATTGAEALYSDMGHVGKQNIYISWPFVYSMLILNYMGQGAWIMSHTQQSNLLKQISNPFFEILPSSWRLFGVILATLAAIIASQALISGAYTLVSEAIHLKVIPRLHTFYPSEARGQMYIGTVNWILCIIGLLIVWSFQTSHNMEAAYGLSITITMLMTTVLLYQFIKQNQQKVLAIVFAVVFGAIEIVFLIASLGKFIHGGYATLIIMVVILSVMMIWYYGNKRREKISKQNDYLSLRDYRKQLINLSNDKEEPVFATNLVYIANIHQNYKLKRSIIYSLFGSKPKKAEIYWFVTVREAVNPYEKSYSIDMLGTKNIVHVIFNIGFKVEPQIHLYLKQILNNLVKQGIINPQFPRYTIEKHGNIGDFKYVMVNQNYEDLLNLPDVHPWDRFIIGGRLWLQTHTVKPSSFYGLDFSDVLEETVPLFISRGKGSRIKLTQIEIKNIVKPEEKS from the coding sequence ATGACTATTGAAAAGCAAAAAAAATGGTCTTCGGCAGGCGCTTTAATTACGCTAGGAATTGTTTATGGTGATATTGGTACGTCACCACTGTATACAATGAATTCTATTTTAAACAGTGCCCGAAGTACACAACACTTAAATGATTTTGTTATTGGTTCAGTATCACTTGTGTTTTGGACGTTGATGTTAATCACGACGATTAAATACGTATTGGTCGCACTAAGAGCTGATAATCATGGTGAAGGTGGCATTTTTGCCTTATATAGTCGTGTTAAAAATGCCAATAAAAAATGGTTGCTCATTCCTGCTTTGATTGGCGGATCAGCATTGCTAGCTGATGGGACATTAACCCCAGCAATTACTGTTACCACTGCAATTGAAGGCTTAAAAAATCAAAAGATTGGTCCAATATTGTTTCCAAACAATCAACCCTTGGTCATTATTGTTGTATCAGTTCTATTGTTGATTATATTTACGTTTCAAAAGGTTGGCACGAAAAAAATTGGGAACATTTTCGGACCGATAATGTTAGTTTGGTTTGTATTTATTGGTTTTTTTGGATTCATCAATATATTTAATGATATGTCTATTTTAAAAGCATTGTCACCAACTTATGCTATCGCAGTTTTGGTAAGCCCAGAAAACAAAACAGGTATTTTCATTTTAGGGAGTGTCTTTTTGGCTACGACTGGTGCTGAAGCGTTATATTCTGATATGGGGCATGTGGGAAAGCAAAATATTTATATTAGTTGGCCATTTGTATATAGTATGCTAATTTTGAATTATATGGGTCAGGGTGCTTGGATTATGTCCCATACACAGCAATCTAACTTATTAAAACAAATATCGAATCCTTTCTTTGAAATTTTGCCTAGTAGTTGGCGTTTGTTTGGGGTCATTTTAGCTACTTTAGCTGCTATTATTGCTTCGCAGGCATTAATTTCTGGCGCGTATACGTTAGTGAGTGAAGCAATTCATTTAAAGGTGATTCCAAGATTACACACTTTTTATCCTAGTGAAGCAAGGGGACAAATGTACATCGGAACGGTTAACTGGATTCTTTGCATAATTGGATTGCTTATAGTTTGGTCATTTCAGACATCACACAATATGGAAGCGGCTTACGGCCTCTCAATAACAATTACAATGTTAATGACAACAGTATTGTTATATCAGTTTATTAAACAAAATCAACAGAAAGTACTAGCTATTGTTTTTGCTGTCGTTTTCGGTGCCATTGAAATCGTATTTTTGATCGCCAGTCTAGGTAAATTTATACATGGTGGTTATGCAACTTTAATCATTATGGTTGTTATCTTAAGCGTGATGATGATATGGTATTACGGCAATAAACGTCGTGAGAAAATCTCTAAACAAAATGATTACCTGTCTTTAAGAGATTATCGCAAACAGCTAATTAATTTATCAAACGACAAAGAAGAGCCTGTTTTTGCAACTAATTTAGTTTATATTGCTAATATTCATCAAAATTATAAGCTAAAAAGATCAATTATTTATTCCTTGTTTGGTTCCAAACCCAAAAAAGCAGAAATTTATTGGTTTGTAACAGTGCGTGAAGCAGTTAATCCATACGAAAAAAGTTATTCTATTGACATGCTTGGTACCAAAAATATTGTTCATGTTATATTCAATATTGGTTTTAAAGTTGAACCACAAATTCATCTTTATTTGAAACAAATATTAAATAATTTGGTTAAACAGGGGATTATTAATCCACAGTTTCCACGATATACAATTGAAAAGCATGGAAACATAGGTGATTTTAAATATGTCATGGTAAATCAAAATTATGAAGATTTACTTAATTTACCAGATGTACATCCTTGGGATCGGTTTATTATTGGGGGCCGATTATGGCTGCAAACACATACAGTAAAGCCAAGTAGTTTTTATGGTTTAGATTTCAGTGATGTGTTGGAAGAGACTGTACCACTATTTATTAGTCGCGGAAAGGGCAGTAGAATTAAGCTCACACAAATAGAGATTAAGAATATTGTTAAACCTGAAGAGAAAAGTTAG
- a CDS encoding L-lactate dehydrogenase, which yields MRKIGIVGIGHVGSTVAHIIIAQGLADELILVDKNTAKLAADELDFRDAASLLRNHVTVYAGTANDLADADLVISALGHIDLIKPGGDRFTELKANTPEVQQVGNDLKKVGFNGVLIVISNPVDVITGMYQKFTGLPTNQVFGTGTYLDTARLKRVLGEALDVDPRSVKGYMLGEHGDSQFAAWSTVQILGQDIQTLVSRYNLDLDKIANDARVGGFTVFNGKKYTNFAIAHAAVSLAQLVLSDARSEAIVSHYDDKFKSYISTPAIIGRGGVVQTFNLPLTSDEETALQHSADAISEKTIDYL from the coding sequence ATGCGAAAAATTGGTATTGTAGGTATTGGACACGTTGGGTCTACAGTCGCCCATATTATTATTGCGCAAGGTTTGGCTGACGAATTAATTTTGGTAGATAAAAACACTGCCAAGCTCGCAGCAGATGAATTGGATTTTCGTGATGCTGCGAGTCTATTGCGCAATCATGTCACTGTTTATGCGGGCACTGCTAATGATTTAGCGGATGCAGATCTTGTCATTTCAGCACTTGGACATATTGACTTAATTAAACCGGGTGGTGATCGATTCACTGAATTAAAAGCGAACACACCTGAAGTACAACAAGTTGGCAATGATTTGAAAAAAGTAGGCTTCAATGGCGTGTTAATTGTTATTTCAAACCCCGTTGATGTCATTACAGGTATGTATCAAAAATTTACCGGCTTACCTACAAATCAAGTATTCGGCACAGGTACTTATCTTGATACGGCACGTCTCAAGCGTGTACTTGGTGAAGCTTTAGACGTTGATCCCCGTAGTGTTAAAGGCTATATGCTGGGAGAACACGGTGACTCCCAATTTGCTGCTTGGTCAACTGTACAAATTCTAGGCCAAGATATTCAAACTTTAGTTTCACGGTACAACCTGGACCTTGATAAAATTGCTAATGACGCCAGAGTTGGTGGTTTTACCGTTTTTAATGGCAAAAAATATACAAATTTTGCCATTGCTCATGCTGCCGTATCCTTAGCACAACTCGTTCTATCTGATGCACGAAGTGAAGCGATTGTCTCCCACTACGATGACAAATTTAAGAGTTATATTTCAACACCCGCCATTATTGGTCGTGGTGGTGTTGTTCAAACATTTAATTTACCACTCACGTCAGATGAAGAAACTGCGCTACAACACTCAGCAGATGCCATCTCTGAAAAAACGATAGATTATTTGTAA
- a CDS encoding restriction endonuclease: MSGHNADRGIFVTTSTYTNDAVSRSRQGANLIILVDGGFII, translated from the coding sequence ATTAGTGGTCATAATGCGGACAGAGGAATATTTGTAACGACTTCTACCTATACAAATGATGCTGTCAGTAGATCACGTCAAGGCGCTAATTTAATTATTTTGGTTGATGGTGGATTTATTATTTGA
- a CDS encoding helix-turn-helix domain-containing protein, whose amino-acid sequence MSKYSNEFKLMVVKEWLSGAKGSTELVQKYGIGSDYMIREWRDEYFLTGSIGSTNHKTYTPEFKMQVINYYLSGHSCSETSRHFAVFPGTTIANWLSAYRIFGYNGLKPKPKGRQPTMGRKRIRPLTPEQQELADLKQENYQLSMENAVLLW is encoded by the coding sequence ATGTCAAAATATTCAAATGAATTTAAATTAATGGTCGTCAAGGAATGGCTCTCGGGTGCCAAGGGTTCAACTGAATTAGTCCAAAAATATGGCATCGGTAGTGATTATATGATTCGCGAATGGCGAGACGAGTATTTTCTGACGGGTTCAATTGGTTCTACAAACCACAAAACCTATACGCCTGAATTCAAAATGCAGGTCATTAATTATTATCTTTCAGGACACTCATGTTCTGAGACGTCACGTCATTTTGCCGTCTTTCCTGGCACAACGATTGCTAATTGGTTGAGCGCCTACCGCATTTTCGGTTACAATGGGTTAAAACCTAAACCGAAAGGCAGACAACCAACTATGGGACGCAAACGCATTCGTCCACTCACACCAGAACAACAAGAACTCGCTGACTTGAAGCAAGAGAATTATCAGTTAAGCATGGAAAATGCTGTGTTACTGTGGTAG
- a CDS encoding IS3 family transposase, which yields MLCYCGRQRVQKIKSLSGSTNREKQTVVTSLRRTKSFKLADLLTLIGLKRSTYYYLEAHPLNMSSDNKIADVIRQIKSPQFQTEYGYRRVTTLLHDQGYLVNHKRVLRIMRQNVLLSTTYNTRKRRYNSYRSTVGRIAERVIKRDFQADAPYQKIVTDVTEMQLNDHNKAYLTAFVDLYAGEVLSYHLAKTPTMTLVMRPLKALSKHRGAIIHSDQGFHYQTPLFINTLKDFGMTQSMSRKSTPVDNAPIENFFHILKANIVHHKQYQSFHDFKVVVDDFINYYNNHRIKQKLNGLSPVQYRQLTTESVS from the coding sequence ATGCTGTGTTACTGTGGTAGGCAACGCGTACAAAAAATTAAAAGCCTTAGTGGATCAACGAACCGAGAAAAACAAACGGTAGTAACGTCACTAAGGCGGACTAAATCCTTTAAATTAGCTGACTTATTGACGCTGATTGGTTTGAAACGCAGTACCTATTATTATCTAGAAGCTCATCCACTCAATATGTCATCAGACAACAAAATAGCGGACGTAATCCGTCAAATTAAGTCACCACAATTCCAAACCGAATATGGGTATCGTCGCGTGACAACGTTGTTGCACGATCAAGGTTATTTAGTGAACCATAAGCGCGTTCTGCGGATTATGCGCCAAAACGTACTCCTCAGCACCACATATAACACACGTAAACGCCGCTATAATTCCTATCGCAGCACAGTAGGTCGGATTGCCGAACGTGTCATTAAACGCGACTTTCAAGCTGACGCACCTTACCAAAAGATCGTCACAGACGTCACTGAAATGCAATTAAACGATCATAATAAAGCTTATTTGACGGCGTTTGTCGATTTATATGCAGGCGAAGTCCTGTCGTATCATTTAGCCAAAACACCAACCATGACGCTTGTCATGCGGCCATTAAAAGCATTGTCAAAGCATCGTGGGGCTATTATTCATAGTGATCAGGGATTCCATTATCAGACACCGCTGTTTATTAACACGTTAAAGGATTTTGGCATGACGCAAAGCATGAGCCGTAAATCAACACCAGTCGACAATGCACCAATTGAGAATTTTTTCCATATTTTGAAAGCTAATATCGTGCATCATAAACAGTATCAATCGTTTCACGATTTCAAAGTGGTCGTGGATGACTTTATCAATTATTACAACAATCACCGTATCAAACAAAAACTCAATGGTTTGTCGCCGGTTCAATATCGGCAACTCACCACTGAGTCTGTTAGTTAA
- a CDS encoding AAA family ATPase → MVHKIIQAVAGAGKTYHITNDLDSMKRYLFLTYTNGNVENIRKGLIDSKQTLEKCSVSTFSKFLIDWCLKPFISKMVPSGISRYKGEFTTALPPKVFINKKYNPKYFKQDNYRHYLDKYNRMYLSRMSTLVKINLKENKEFKDLVLRQLKTFVDIIIVDEYQDLTGPEFDILVNLMKLTKKNIHFVLVGDFLQSGVSQSTQKSTSKLSSLHNIEDLRGLLKTIFGKTIELDTVTLKASWRVTPDVSRFIRKKFDIDFNTNLESPNAKKRNTLKIIQDPAQLNNDLLTNTKILYYPSSTLKAINIENYQIVNWSYSKGDTYKQTIVVLTDNLKDICNDDWSASILGDKIRNQLYVALTRSSGNVYIVPKKIWNIYHNIS, encoded by the coding sequence ATGGTTCATAAAATAATTCAAGCGGTGGCTGGAGCTGGAAAAACATACCATATTACCAATGATCTTGACTCAATGAAAAGATATCTTTTTTTGACATATACTAATGGAAATGTTGAAAATATTCGTAAAGGACTCATTGATTCAAAACAAACATTGGAAAAATGCTCAGTATCAACGTTTTCTAAATTTTTGATTGACTGGTGTTTAAAACCTTTTATATCCAAAATGGTACCAAGCGGAATATCTAGATACAAAGGCGAATTCACAACAGCATTGCCACCAAAAGTGTTTATTAATAAAAAGTACAATCCAAAATATTTTAAACAAGATAATTATAGGCACTATCTTGATAAATATAATCGTATGTATCTAAGTCGTATGTCAACTTTAGTCAAAATTAATTTGAAAGAAAATAAAGAATTTAAAGACTTGGTATTAAGGCAGCTGAAAACATTTGTTGATATAATCATTGTAGACGAATACCAAGATTTAACTGGACCAGAATTCGATATATTGGTTAATTTGATGAAACTAACCAAAAAAAATATTCACTTTGTTTTAGTCGGGGATTTCCTTCAATCTGGTGTAAGTCAATCAACTCAGAAATCTACAAGTAAATTAAGTAGCTTACACAATATAGAAGATCTGAGAGGCTTATTAAAAACAATATTTGGTAAGACTATTGAATTGGATACAGTTACTTTAAAGGCATCTTGGCGTGTGACTCCTGACGTTTCTAGATTCATACGAAAAAAATTTGATATTGATTTTAATACTAATCTGGAATCACCTAATGCCAAAAAGCGTAATACTTTAAAAATAATTCAAGATCCTGCGCAACTGAATAATGATTTATTGACAAATACAAAAATACTTTATTATCCAAGTAGTACATTAAAGGCGATTAACATAGAAAATTATCAGATCGTTAATTGGTCGTATTCAAAAGGTGACACATACAAACAAACTATTGTGGTATTAACGGATAATTTAAAAGATATCTGCAATGATGATTGGAGTGCAAGTATATTGGGTGATAAAATACGAAATCAACTTTATGTGGCGCTTACGAGAAGTTCTGGAAATGTTTACATTGTGCCAAAAAAAATTTGGAATATTTATCATAATATTAGCTAA
- a CDS encoding ATP-dependent nuclease — MSNDYISKISLKNFKKFKESEFEFNPNLNVIIGENAAGKSSILQAIDIVLNQKGIDDRRFRNEYGMLMNKNAERAFIENPKISTLPKMEMIVYLNLSNDTPNHIFSGIGPDGQMSLFIKFEYSFDENFNTELQSLIAEDNTSLVPYEFYKPSWETAIGSYHYRKNPLKSIVIDTDKADGDSFSSYKNQIYNSLSIKTQSQLATKLKKQLSFYKDDITNLIGDDLHLQADPARILVRDTLEIFSKDSPIPLRQEGSGVENIIKTKIALKSESKLVLLEEPENHLTFDLATQQIQFILDLEKANRQVILTTHNPLIVNRLNLKNVLLLTENRFLSLNSLDSNTAFYFSRLDNLNILQFMLAKKVILVEGPTEYVLMDTMFRVTTGKSLAEEGIHLLSMGGDHAKRFIEVAKKLGNKVLIITDNDGNDNRQESLTSMVNTSENVRVSIPENKEHFTFEATLFYANQEWFESKSWNHRSSKTEWGKHKNLPKELVYLLNNKVDSALEYDKSIEEKNISVPEYLHEDLKWFIK; from the coding sequence GTGTCTAACGATTATATCAGTAAAATATCACTTAAAAATTTTAAAAAATTCAAAGAAAGTGAGTTTGAATTCAATCCAAACTTAAATGTAATTATAGGTGAAAATGCAGCCGGTAAGTCATCTATTCTTCAAGCAATAGATATTGTACTAAATCAAAAGGGAATTGACGATAGACGGTTTCGAAATGAGTATGGTATGTTGATGAACAAAAATGCAGAAAGGGCTTTCATTGAAAATCCGAAAATATCTACTCTTCCAAAAATGGAAATGATTGTGTATCTTAATTTGAGTAATGACACACCAAATCATATTTTTTCAGGTATTGGCCCCGATGGGCAAATGTCATTATTCATAAAATTTGAATACTCATTTGATGAAAACTTTAATACAGAACTTCAAAGTTTAATAGCAGAGGATAATACCTCATTAGTTCCTTATGAGTTTTATAAACCAAGTTGGGAAACAGCTATAGGCTCTTATCACTATCGCAAGAATCCTTTGAAATCAATTGTTATTGATACTGATAAAGCTGATGGTGATTCTTTTTCTAGCTACAAGAATCAGATATATAATTCTTTATCTATTAAAACGCAAAGCCAGTTAGCAACAAAATTAAAAAAGCAGTTGAGTTTTTATAAAGATGATATTACTAATCTAATTGGAGATGATTTACATTTGCAAGCCGATCCAGCACGTATTTTGGTCAGAGACACATTAGAAATATTTTCAAAAGATAGTCCAATTCCACTTCGACAAGAAGGAAGTGGTGTAGAAAATATTATCAAAACAAAAATTGCATTAAAATCTGAATCTAAGCTAGTTTTGTTAGAGGAACCTGAAAATCATCTGACATTTGATCTTGCTACACAACAAATTCAATTCATACTAGATTTAGAAAAAGCAAACAGACAAGTTATTTTGACAACACATAATCCTTTGATTGTGAATAGATTGAACTTGAAAAATGTACTTTTATTAACAGAAAATAGGTTTCTATCTTTAAATTCATTGGATTCAAATACTGCATTTTATTTCTCACGATTAGATAATTTAAATATTCTGCAATTTATGTTAGCAAAAAAAGTTATTTTAGTCGAAGGACCTACAGAATATGTGTTAATGGATACAATGTTTAGGGTAACAACTGGAAAATCACTTGCGGAGGAAGGGATTCATCTGCTTTCGATGGGCGGAGATCATGCAAAAAGATTTATTGAAGTGGCAAAAAAATTGGGCAACAAAGTGCTTATTATAACTGATAATGACGGAAATGACAATCGACAAGAAAGTTTAACAAGCATGGTCAATACTTCGGAAAATGTTAGAGTATCAATTCCCGAAAATAAAGAACACTTTACATTTGAGGCGACATTATTTTATGCTAACCAAGAATGGTTTGAATCAAAATCTTGGAATCATCGTAGTTCTAAAACCGAATGGGGCAAGCACAAAAATCTTCCTAAAGAATTAGTATATTTACTGAATAATAAAGTTGACTCAGCACTAGAATATGATAAGTCAATTGAAGAAAAAAACATTTCAGTTCCAGAGTACTTACACGAGGATTTAAAATGGTTCATAAAATAA